From the genome of Streptomyces sp. NBC_01304:
CATGGGTCTTCTCCGGCTGGTCGGTCGGGGGCGGTCAGCGAGTGGCGCAGCACCGCGCGCGCCCTGTGCAGTCGCGACTTCATCGCGGCGTTGCTCAGGCCGAGCGAACGGGCCACGGTCCTGCCCGGCAGGCCCTGGACATCCCGCAGGATCAGCACCTGTCGTTGGTCGGGCGGAAGGGCGCAGACCGCGGCCGCGATCCGCTCCCCCTCCAGCCTGTGCAGCACCGCGTCCTCGGCGGACGGTTCCGCGGACGCCTCCGGCCCGGCATCCAGCGCGTCGTCGCTCCGCGAGACGAGCTGGCGTACCTGCCGGAGGCATTCGTTGCGCACGATCCGGAACATCCATGAGGCGAGCGCTCCGGTGGCCCGCAAGGTGCCGATCTTCCGGTAGAGGATGATCAGCGCTTCCTGTGCCGCGTCCTCCGCGTCCTGCGGTGAGGAGCACAGCGACAGGGCGAACTTGCGCACATGGGGCTGCGATTCCATGACGACGGTGGTGAGCGAGGTGACGTCGCCGTCCTGAGCAGCCTTGATCAGCCGCTCGTCCGGCCAGGGCGGGCGTGGGCTCATGCGCCACTCGTGGTTCGGTTCCTGTAGCGCCGCATCAGGTGCCAACTGCACGCGCCCACGAGCAGGACTCCGACCACCACGAGACCAGCGACCAACATCGGTGTTTCCTCCCGGTTCCACCGGCCCGTTCGGCCGGTACACGCATAAGAGGCGCGGAGGTCCGGAAAGGATTCACCTCCGGCTCCGCTAGAAGAACGAGCCCCAGTCCGCATCCCAGATCTGCTTGATCGCCAGCACCAGGAACAGGGCCCCGGCAACCGCCAGCATCCCGTTGCTCAGCCAGCCGTTGCGCCATTCCCGCGGTGTGCGCGACGAGTTGAGGAGCCAGATCAGGGTGCCGGCCAGGAACGGGAGGAAGGCCGCGCCCAGCACTCCGTACAGGATGATCAAGCGGAACGGCTGGCCCTGGAAGAGCAGGATGATCGGGGGGAAGGTCAGCCAGAGGAGGTAGGCGCGGAACGGGACCGAGCGCTCGCGGCGGCCCGACGCCACCGCCTCGCCCGTGAGGGCGAGAGAATCCGCTCCGGCCTTGGACTTGCGTACGCGCTCCACGAAGTCCGCGAACATCAGGCTCACGCCGTGCCACACGCCGATGAGCGAGGTGAAGGACGTCGCGAAGAAGCCGATCAGGAAGAACTTGGCCGTCGCGGCCCCGTACTTCTGCTCCAGGATGTCGCTCAGCTGGATCAGGCCCTTGTCGCCGCTCGCGATCGCCACGTTGGAGGAGTGCAGGAGCTCCGCGCCGACGAAGAGCATCGCCACCACGAAGATGCCCGTCGTGATGTACGCGACGCGGTTGTCGAGACGCATCACCTTCATCCAGCCGGTGTTGGTCCAGCCCTTGGCGTTGACCCAGTAGCCGTACGCGGCCAGCGTGATCGTGCCGCCGACGCCGCCGATCAGGCCGAGCGTGTTGAGGATCGAGTCCTTCTCGTCCGGCAGGACCGGGAGGAGGCCGGCGAAGGCGTCGCCCAGGTTCGGGGTGACGCGGATCGCCAGGTAGACCGTCACCACGAACATGACGCCCACCAGGACCGTCATGACCTTTTCGAAGACCTCGTACTTGTTGAACCAGACGAAGACCAGGCCGACCAGACCGGTGAGGATGGCCCACCACTTGAGGTCGATGTCGAGGCCGGGGAAGAGGGCTTGGAGGGGCAGGCCGCTCGACGACATCGCCGCCGCGCCGTAGACAAAACCCCAGATGACTACGTACGCGACGAAGAACCAGCTGGTCCAGATGCCCAGGCTGCGCCAGCCGTCGAAGAGCGTGCGGCCGGTGGAGAGGTGCCAGCGGCCTGCCGCCTCCGCGAGGGAGATCTTGACGACGCAGCCGATCACCGCCGCCCAGAGCAGTGTGTAGCCGAAGTTGCTGCCCGCGATGAGCGTGGCGACCAGGTCGCCGGCGCCCACGCCCGTCGCCGCGACGACGATGCCCGGGCCGATGTATTTCCAACTGGATTTACGCGGCTGGGAGATGGTCTCCCCCACGTCCTTGCCGGTGCCGCCTTCGGTGGTTTCTGCCATGTCGGCTGCCTCCCCGCTCGTCCCCGAGTGATCGCGATCACGGTCACCTTGAAGGGAAGTCGCCCCGGCGCACAAGGGGATGGCTGAGATTCGCGTATTGACGGGGCCATGCCACAGGCCCACCATGAGCCCGCACAGTCGTACAGCGCTCACCGAATAACGCACACCGATAGCGCACATCGAACAACGCACACCGAACAGCGCACCTCGCATGGTGCACACCGCACGCGTCGCACTGAGCCACCCCCACCCTCCTCAGGAGACTTCATGCGACTTCGCATACGCGGCAAGAGATCGGCAGCCCTCGCGGCCCTGCTCGCCATGGCCATCGCCGCACCCATCAGCGCCAATGCCTCGCCCGGGGACGCGACTCCGGCCCCCCGGGCCGCTTCCGCCTCGGACAACGAGGTCAAGCAGTACGAGATCCCGCTCGTCTCGAACGCCGCCAAGCGCACGGCGATCGCCCGCCTCGGCGCGTCCATCGACAGCTTCGACAGCGAGACCGTCTTCGTCTCGGCGGGGCCCTCCGTGGTCCGCAAGCTGAAGGCGGCGGGCTACGACCTGATCGAACTGGGCGCTCCCCCGGCGCGTACCGGCGGACAGGACATAGGGATCAAGGACTTCCCGCCGGCCGACTCCAGGTACCACAACTACGCCGAGATGAACGCGGAGATCGACCAGCGCATCGCGGCCTATCCCAACCTGATGAGCAAGCGGGTCATCGGCAAGAGCTATCAGGGACGCGATCTCATCGCGATCAAGATCAGCGACAACGTCGGGACCGATGAGGCCGAGCCCGAGGTTCTCTTCACCCATCATCAGCACGCACGTGAGCACCTGACCGTCGAGATGGCCCTGTACCTGCTCAAGACCCTCGGGGCCGACTACGCCACCGACGCGCGGGTCAAGAAGATGGTCGACTCCCGGGAGATCTGGATCGTCCCGGACCTCAACCCCGACGGCGGCGAGTACGACATCGCCTCCGGCTCCTACCGCAGCTGGCGCAAGAACCGGCAGCCCAACACCGGTTCCAGCAATGTGGGTACGGACCTGAACCGGAACTGGAACTACAAGTGGGGCTGCTGCGGCGGCTCTTCGGGGTCCACCGGGTCCGAGACCTACCGCGGCAAGGCGGCCGAGTCCGCGCCCGAGGTGAAGGTCGTGTCCGACTTCGTACGCAGCCGCGTCGTGGGCGGCAAGCAGCAGATCAAGGCCGGCATCGACTTCCACACGTACAGCGAACTGGTGCTGTGGCCCTACGGGTACACGTACAACGACACCGGCCCGGGCCTGACCCAGGACGACCGTGACGCGCACGCCGCCGTCGGCAAGAAGATGGCCGCGAGCAACCGCTACACCCCCGAGCAGTCGAGCGATCTGTACATCACGGACGGCACGATCGACGACTGGCTGTGGGGCAACCAGAAGATCTTCTCCTACACCTTCGAGATGTATCCGTCGTCCGGTGGCGGCGGCTTCTATCCGCCCGACGAGGTGATCGACCGGGAGACCAGCCGGAACCGGGACGCCGTGCTGCAGCTGCTCGAGAACGCGGACTGCATGTATCGGTCCATCGGGAAGGAGCAGCAGTACTGCACCGGGTGAGTGGTCACCGGGTGAGCAGTCACCCGGTGAGTAGTCACCGGCTGAGAAGTTACTGCGGCCTGTAGTGGCCGAGGACCGGGGCCAGCTGCGCGAACCACTGGTGCAGCTGGTCCTGGCGTTTCGCGTTCACCCGGCACTCGAAGAAGTAGCCGTTGGTGAGGGTGATGCCGACCAGGAGCCAGGTGCCCTGGGCCGTGTAGTGGACCTGGGCGATCTGCGGCCAGGGGAAGTCGGCGGTCTGGCCCTGGCGGTCGAAGGAGACGCCTTCGATGTCGACGACGACCGCGCTGT
Proteins encoded in this window:
- a CDS encoding RNA polymerase sigma factor — its product is MSPRPPWPDERLIKAAQDGDVTSLTTVVMESQPHVRKFALSLCSSPQDAEDAAQEALIILYRKIGTLRATGALASWMFRIVRNECLRQVRQLVSRSDDALDAGPEASAEPSAEDAVLHRLEGERIAAAVCALPPDQRQVLILRDVQGLPGRTVARSLGLSNAAMKSRLHRARAVLRHSLTAPDRPAGEDPCP
- a CDS encoding Nramp family divalent metal transporter, yielding MAETTEGGTGKDVGETISQPRKSSWKYIGPGIVVAATGVGAGDLVATLIAGSNFGYTLLWAAVIGCVVKISLAEAAGRWHLSTGRTLFDGWRSLGIWTSWFFVAYVVIWGFVYGAAAMSSSGLPLQALFPGLDIDLKWWAILTGLVGLVFVWFNKYEVFEKVMTVLVGVMFVVTVYLAIRVTPNLGDAFAGLLPVLPDEKDSILNTLGLIGGVGGTITLAAYGYWVNAKGWTNTGWMKVMRLDNRVAYITTGIFVVAMLFVGAELLHSSNVAIASGDKGLIQLSDILEQKYGAATAKFFLIGFFATSFTSLIGVWHGVSLMFADFVERVRKSKAGADSLALTGEAVASGRRERSVPFRAYLLWLTFPPIILLFQGQPFRLIILYGVLGAAFLPFLAGTLIWLLNSSRTPREWRNGWLSNGMLAVAGALFLVLAIKQIWDADWGSFF
- a CDS encoding M14 family metallopeptidase, which codes for MRLRIRGKRSAALAALLAMAIAAPISANASPGDATPAPRAASASDNEVKQYEIPLVSNAAKRTAIARLGASIDSFDSETVFVSAGPSVVRKLKAAGYDLIELGAPPARTGGQDIGIKDFPPADSRYHNYAEMNAEIDQRIAAYPNLMSKRVIGKSYQGRDLIAIKISDNVGTDEAEPEVLFTHHQHAREHLTVEMALYLLKTLGADYATDARVKKMVDSREIWIVPDLNPDGGEYDIASGSYRSWRKNRQPNTGSSNVGTDLNRNWNYKWGCCGGSSGSTGSETYRGKAAESAPEVKVVSDFVRSRVVGGKQQIKAGIDFHTYSELVLWPYGYTYNDTGPGLTQDDRDAHAAVGKKMAASNRYTPEQSSDLYITDGTIDDWLWGNQKIFSYTFEMYPSSGGGGFYPPDEVIDRETSRNRDAVLQLLENADCMYRSIGKEQQYCTG